The Proteus terrae subsp. cibarius genome contains the following window.
GATATGGGTGTAATTATGTTGTGTGTAGGTGCTGTTTACTTAATTATAAAGTTGTTTACACCTTAATATACCTATTCCTTTTAAACCCACTCCGGTGGGTTTTTATTGCTCAAGCATGGCTGATTTTCATCCGATTAACTTATTTTTTTTGGCAGGGCCATGCGTTAATAAAAGAATCTACTACCAGATGACTTGCTTGCTTGTCACGAGCCTCAGGTGAATTCTTTAGGTGTTTAGCCGCAACGTCCATAGCTTGGTTTAGCGTAACATTGCGTGGAGGGCAGAAAAGAATACCCGAACCCAAGTCAAGCGTTCCTGCTATATAGCCTGAGTACATGCCTGACTTAACAATATCGTTAGCATCTAGCATAGTATCATTAATTAGTCGCTCTCTTGCTTGGTTATATTCGTGCACAGAATT
Protein-coding sequences here:
- a CDS encoding Rap1a/Tai family immunity protein; this translates as MKKFLFLLLFPMPLTAQVYLWDGNSVHEYNQARERLINDTMLDANDIVKSGMYSGYIAGTLDLGSGILFCPPRNVTLNQAMDVAAKHLKNSPEARDKQASHLVVDSFINAWPCQKK